From the genome of Triticum aestivum cultivar Chinese Spring chromosome 3B, IWGSC CS RefSeq v2.1, whole genome shotgun sequence, one region includes:
- the LOC123065481 gene encoding probable long-chain-alcohol O-fatty-acyltransferase 5 codes for MQSLGHPTSASELRALAWTTLLVPMCAVYARSACRRLRPGWPRLAAILPTLPVFIYLPCLFNSYHLRLFSTFFHTWLAANKLVLLAFDLGPLKPSLPLLPFLLCTGLPIRLREGPQPTSHSASPGPSVADFLVPCGRSVLFLTGLALLFPHTGSLPLYVVHYLYCAQIFLTLDLVFSSVGLVAAAVLGSAMERQFRAPLVVASVNDFWGRQWNLMAVDLLRASAYKPVRDRWGRDAGVLAAFLMSGVLHELLYWYMTLEPPTGEMLLFFTLQAAFHVAERWARVAGLWRPPKAAAYLIGTTFMVVTISELFFGPFIRAGTDVRMIQEAADAVGLVRAVAKRLIVRLFGDASS; via the coding sequence ATGCAATCCCTCGGGCATCCCACCTCTGCGTCGGAACTGAGGGCGCTCGCCTGGACGACGCTCCTTGTTCCGATGTGCGCGGTCTACGCGCGCTCCGCCTGCCGCCGCCTCCGTCCGGGCTGGCCCCGCCTCGCCGCAATCCTCCCGACGCTCCCCGTCTTCATCTACCTGCCGTGCTTGTTCAACTCCTACCACCTCCGCCTCTTCTCAACCTTCTTCCACACCTGGCTCGCCGCCAACAAGCTCGTCCTCCTCGCGTTCGACCTCGGCCCGCTCAAGCCATCCCTGCCCCTCCTCCCATTTCTCCTCTGCACCGGCCTGCCCATCAGGCTCCGCGAAGGTCCACAGCCTACCAGCCATTCTGCGTCGCCGGGACCGTCCGTCGCCGATTTCCTTGTCCCCTGCGGCCGCAGCGTTCTCTTCCTCACCGGCCTCGCCCTGCTCTTTCCACACACTGGTTCGCTCCCTCTCTACGTCGTCCACTACCTCTACTGCGCACAGATCTTTCTCACGCTCGATCTCGTCTTCTCTTCCGTCGGCCTCGTCGCCGCTGCCGTGCTGGGCTCGGCCATGGAGAGGCAGTTCAGAGCGCCGCTCGTCGTCGCGTCGGTTAACGACTTCTGGGGCCGGCAGTGGAACCTGATGGCGGTGGACCTCCTCCGAGCGTCGGCGTACAAGCCGGTAAGAGACCGGTGGGGCCGGGACGCCGGCGTGCTGGCCGCGTTCCTCATGTCGGGCGTCCTCCACGAGCTGCTCTACTGGTACATGACGCTGGAGCCGCCCACGGGCGAGATGCTGCTCTTCTTCACGCTCCAGGCCGCTTTCCACGTCGCCGAGCGGTGGGCGAGGGTTGCCGGGCTGTGGCGACCGCCCAAGGCGGCGGCGTACCTTATTGGCACCACCTTTATGGTCGTCACCATATCGGAGCTCTTCTTCGGGCCGTTCATCAGAGCCGGCACAGACGTGCGTATGATTCAGGAGGCCGCCGACGCGGTGGGGTTGGTTAGGGCCGTCGCTAAGCGTCTCATCGTCCGTCTATTTGGGGATGCTTCGAGTTAG